A genomic region of Gemmata massiliana contains the following coding sequences:
- a CDS encoding FmdB family zinc ribbon protein, whose protein sequence is MPLYEYTCRKCAHTFETLVSSRVAIAVACPKCESPDLDQLIGLPAPGRVTEGGPATNCRGDGPPCGAPWCGRKGP, encoded by the coding sequence ATGCCGCTTTACGAATACACGTGCCGGAAGTGCGCGCACACGTTTGAAACGCTCGTGTCGTCGCGCGTCGCGATCGCAGTGGCGTGTCCGAAGTGTGAAAGTCCCGACTTAGATCAGCTCATTGGGTTGCCCGCGCCGGGCCGCGTAACCGAGGGCGGCCCGGCGACAAACTGTCGCGGCGACGGCCCTCCGTGCGGCGCTCCGTGGTGCGGGCGTAAAGGTCCGTGA
- a CDS encoding GNAT family N-acetyltransferase translates to MIRSATTGDVPVIANLIRALAEYEKLAHAVVLREADLHRHLFGTTKFAEVLLVEDAGAVVGFALFFHNYSTFRAKPGIYLEDLFVIPEARGKGHGKALLRALAKLAVERDCARVEWSVLNWNEPSIQFYKSLGAKPMDEWTVYRLTDDALTKLAAGT, encoded by the coding sequence ATGATCCGTTCCGCGACTACCGGTGACGTGCCCGTTATTGCGAACCTCATCCGCGCATTGGCGGAATACGAGAAACTCGCGCATGCGGTTGTGCTTCGGGAAGCCGACCTGCACCGCCACTTGTTCGGCACCACGAAGTTCGCGGAAGTGTTACTCGTTGAAGATGCAGGGGCGGTGGTCGGGTTCGCGCTGTTCTTCCACAACTACTCAACGTTCCGCGCGAAGCCCGGCATCTACCTGGAAGACTTATTCGTCATTCCGGAAGCGCGCGGAAAGGGGCACGGCAAGGCGCTTCTGCGTGCGCTGGCGAAGCTCGCGGTAGAACGCGATTGTGCCCGCGTCGAGTGGTCCGTGCTGAATTGGAACGAACCGTCGATCCAGTTCTACAAGTCGCTCGGCGCGAAGCCGATGGACGAGTGGACCGTGTACCGGCTCACGGACGACGCCCTCACGAAGTTGGCCGCGGGGACGTGA
- a CDS encoding TIGR02996 domain-containing protein gives MSDETAFLNTIREYPDEDTPRLAFADWLDEQGDPAKAGRVTFIRAQVELARLPVDDPRCADFEVTERRLLAKYATEWSAPWPAFRNREDADDGPNQAIFRRGFLEAVNGSGVVGNANTNGLAELCAAHPIRDGGVLPTNNLASVVSWPEWGRIESLALWSRPTSRDVAAHYREQLPQIDSFLRHADFARLRKLSVTLSGISDRDVLHWFRMPIVQRLVALNVVMYAGMAWDVQLNGDSVLELVRGDFPNLRELGLAGGVRPDYSRAVTQFVDSDVWKQITHFTLFGGSDFPWFRALATARLQQLTLHTGSSSEPARVFANAIQAASGPVTLEELRINGPAVHGENLSRVLAAHVTSNLQRLHLVRARLTDDGLRRIAESPVLANLNSLSLWLDHTTGAGLDALFASPNLGQLTDLRIHGGRVPPDALRALARNSSCRQLRTLALGSLFVPSALTALTDGDEFPDLHTIAFECVRPAPDPTTLEAFVNSPKFPRLCVVRFDTDDDCVDALISVFRNCKRLAWAVGVMIDGGDGARVAFAPEGVYLPNHLDGLDE, from the coding sequence GTGTCCGACGAAACCGCGTTCCTCAATACGATCCGCGAGTACCCGGACGAAGATACGCCGCGTTTGGCATTCGCCGACTGGCTCGACGAACAGGGTGATCCCGCGAAGGCGGGCCGGGTGACGTTCATTCGCGCGCAGGTCGAATTGGCTCGACTTCCGGTCGATGACCCTCGGTGCGCGGACTTTGAAGTCACGGAACGGCGGCTGTTGGCGAAATACGCGACCGAATGGTCCGCGCCCTGGCCGGCATTTCGGAACAGGGAGGACGCCGATGATGGTCCGAACCAGGCCATCTTTCGGCGCGGGTTTCTCGAAGCCGTAAATGGTTCAGGCGTTGTGGGAAACGCGAATACAAACGGCCTTGCCGAGCTTTGTGCCGCGCACCCGATCCGCGATGGTGGGGTGCTTCCCACGAACAACCTTGCATCTGTTGTGAGTTGGCCTGAATGGGGACGGATCGAGTCGTTAGCTCTGTGGTCGCGTCCCACCAGCCGTGATGTCGCTGCTCATTACCGGGAGCAGCTTCCACAGATCGATTCATTTCTCCGACACGCAGACTTTGCCCGGCTACGCAAATTGAGCGTGACGCTAAGTGGCATCTCAGACCGTGACGTGCTTCACTGGTTTCGTATGCCGATCGTGCAACGGCTCGTTGCTTTGAATGTTGTGATGTACGCGGGAATGGCTTGGGATGTTCAACTGAATGGGGATTCTGTACTGGAATTGGTCCGCGGAGATTTCCCGAATCTTCGCGAACTTGGTTTGGCTGGAGGTGTTCGCCCCGACTACAGCCGAGCTGTTACCCAATTCGTCGACTCGGACGTCTGGAAGCAAATTACCCATTTTACCCTCTTCGGTGGGAGTGATTTCCCGTGGTTCCGCGCGCTCGCGACCGCGCGACTGCAGCAGCTTACCTTGCACACAGGCTCCTCTTCCGAGCCTGCTCGTGTGTTCGCCAACGCAATACAGGCCGCTTCCGGGCCAGTAACACTTGAAGAATTGAGAATAAACGGTCCCGCGGTGCATGGTGAAAACCTGTCTCGTGTTCTTGCCGCGCACGTTACCTCGAACCTTCAGCGACTGCACCTTGTCAGAGCCAGACTAACCGACGACGGTTTGAGGCGAATTGCGGAATCGCCGGTGTTGGCGAACTTGAACTCACTTTCTCTCTGGCTTGATCACACCACCGGGGCGGGACTGGACGCACTGTTCGCGTCGCCGAATCTCGGCCAGCTCACAGACCTTCGGATTCACGGTGGCCGGGTTCCACCGGACGCCCTCCGCGCGCTTGCTCGGAATAGTTCCTGTCGTCAGCTCCGGACGCTCGCATTGGGTTCATTGTTTGTGCCGTCCGCGCTCACGGCACTGACCGACGGAGATGAGTTCCCGGATTTGCACACGATCGCGTTTGAGTGTGTGCGACCGGCTCCCGATCCGACCACCCTTGAGGCGTTCGTGAACTCGCCAAAATTCCCGCGCTTGTGCGTTGTTCGATTCGATACTGACGACGATTGTGTGGACGCACTGATATCCGTGTTCCGGAATTGCAAGCGTCTCGCGTGGGCCGTAGGGGTGATGATCGACGGCGGGGATGGTGCGCGCGTCGCATTTGCGCCGGAGGGCGTATACCTTCCGAATCACTTGGACGGTCTGGACGAGTGA
- a CDS encoding GNAT family N-acetyltransferase — protein MTEEDIPAALALWQGLPGIGLRDADSPAALAKYLRRNPGCSFVALDEIGVLIGVSLAGHDGRRGYLHHVAVSERHRKQGLGRELVDRCAAALKAEGIEKINFWVKADNATGLAFWNRIGGRERTDLVIVSLILGDNPNA, from the coding sequence ATGACCGAGGAAGACATACCTGCCGCCCTCGCCCTTTGGCAAGGGCTGCCCGGAATCGGCTTGCGCGACGCGGACAGTCCCGCAGCGCTCGCGAAATACCTCCGGCGCAATCCGGGGTGCAGCTTCGTGGCGCTCGACGAGATTGGTGTGCTGATTGGGGTGAGCCTCGCGGGGCATGATGGGCGCCGCGGGTACTTGCACCACGTCGCGGTATCGGAGCGCCACCGCAAACAGGGGTTGGGGCGCGAACTGGTGGATCGCTGCGCCGCTGCACTCAAGGCCGAAGGGATCGAGAAGATCAACTTCTGGGTGAAGGCGGACAACGCGACCGGACTCGCGTTCTGGAATCGGATCGGTGGGCGCGAACGCACCGACCTCGTGATTGTGTCCCTCATTCTGGGCGATAACCCGAACGCATGA
- a CDS encoding diacylglycerol/lipid kinase family protein has protein sequence MHATCVIYNPAAGRGRAERLLKTLPPARAAGVELRPTSHATHAIELAREAADEGFAKVVAAGGDGTVHEVANGILQSDRRDTIFSVWPIGSANDFAFTLGMDRWWAQRERNAPTETLEIDVGRVTTANRAVYFVCNLGVGFNGMVNGEARHTRWLKGLPLYAWAFLKALVKHFDRPTMTIRFDERVVTTPTLALSVLNGQREGNFPLRPNASLTDGLFDYMHATRLTRMHLLRYLPAMARGKLPENHRLVGLGRAARIEVSCEIPLCVHADGEFVCVPDEGIKEISLEVLPKCLRVEVFPPALYGGLK, from the coding sequence ATGCACGCCACCTGTGTGATTTACAACCCGGCCGCCGGTCGCGGAAGGGCCGAGCGTCTGTTAAAAACCCTGCCGCCCGCGCGGGCCGCTGGGGTCGAGTTGCGCCCCACCTCACACGCCACCCACGCGATCGAACTCGCGCGCGAAGCGGCCGATGAAGGTTTCGCGAAGGTGGTCGCGGCCGGGGGCGATGGCACAGTTCACGAGGTCGCCAACGGCATACTTCAAAGCGACCGGCGCGATACGATCTTCAGCGTCTGGCCGATCGGGTCCGCGAACGACTTCGCGTTCACGCTCGGTATGGACCGGTGGTGGGCACAGCGCGAACGAAATGCCCCCACAGAAACGCTCGAAATCGATGTCGGCCGCGTGACGACCGCGAACCGCGCGGTCTACTTCGTGTGCAATCTGGGCGTCGGCTTCAACGGTATGGTAAACGGCGAAGCCCGCCACACGCGCTGGCTCAAGGGGCTGCCGCTTTACGCCTGGGCGTTCCTCAAAGCGCTGGTGAAGCACTTCGATCGGCCGACGATGACGATCCGCTTCGACGAGCGCGTGGTGACGACGCCCACACTCGCGCTATCGGTCCTTAACGGCCAGCGCGAAGGGAACTTTCCACTCCGCCCGAACGCGAGCCTGACCGACGGTCTATTCGACTACATGCACGCGACGCGGCTCACGCGCATGCACCTGCTCCGCTACCTGCCCGCAATGGCACGCGGGAAGCTCCCCGAAAACCACCGACTCGTCGGACTTGGGCGCGCGGCGCGAATTGAGGTGTCGTGCGAAATCCCGCTCTGCGTCCACGCGGACGGTGAGTTCGTATGCGTTCCGGATGAAGGGATCAAGGAAATTTCGTTAGAAGTGCTGCCAAAGTGTCTGCGCGTCGAGGTATTCCCGCCCGCGCTTTACGGCGGCCTGAAATAG
- a CDS encoding ArsR/SmtB family transcription factor, translating into MTEKKQAEECATMLQALAEPNRIRIIECLRTGSMNVTQLAKALDVEIVNVSHHLGVLRLAGLVEDIKDGRFVIYSLHPKVFRSDNTKGTYLDLGWCRVEIPHN; encoded by the coding sequence ATGACTGAAAAGAAGCAAGCCGAAGAATGCGCCACTATGCTCCAGGCCCTCGCGGAGCCGAACCGTATCCGGATCATCGAGTGCCTTCGGACCGGGTCGATGAACGTGACACAGCTCGCGAAGGCGCTTGACGTCGAGATCGTGAATGTGTCACACCACTTGGGCGTTCTGCGGCTCGCGGGTTTGGTTGAAGATATTAAGGACGGTCGGTTCGTTATTTATTCGCTACACCCGAAGGTGTTCCGCAGCGACAACACGAAGGGCACGTACCTCGATCTGGGCTGGTGCCGGGTCGAGATCCCGCACAACTAA
- a CDS encoding HisA/HisF-related TIM barrel protein, with protein sequence MLAQRARPRLIPVLDVMNGHVVRARGGIRENYRPIACPFSGSREPTDVARAVQKLANANELYIADLDAITEKRAVSRATQNILNQCTVTTWLDAGIGRTDVLDFPEVAHLRPVVGFETCHTPEVLLETLIEPLRRPVAFSLDLKGGRLLGNWRAWKLKNDRDVMPLARRVIEMGVHAIIVLDLARVGTGTGTGTEPLLRAIRNEFPDIDLIAGGGVRTWADVDALGEAGATGVLVASALYDGTLTSPRPTS encoded by the coding sequence ATGTTAGCGCAACGCGCTCGACCGAGGCTGATTCCCGTTCTGGACGTGATGAACGGGCACGTCGTCCGCGCACGCGGCGGAATACGCGAGAACTATCGCCCGATCGCGTGCCCCTTCTCTGGGAGCCGTGAACCCACGGACGTCGCCCGCGCCGTTCAGAAGCTCGCAAACGCCAACGAGTTGTACATCGCGGACCTCGACGCGATCACGGAAAAGCGAGCCGTTTCTCGCGCCACGCAGAACATCCTAAACCAGTGTACCGTAACGACTTGGCTAGACGCCGGGATCGGGCGCACGGACGTTCTCGATTTCCCCGAGGTTGCCCACCTTCGGCCCGTGGTCGGGTTTGAAACCTGCCACACGCCCGAGGTTCTTCTGGAAACACTCATCGAACCCCTGCGCCGACCAGTCGCATTCTCTCTCGACCTCAAGGGCGGGAGATTGTTAGGCAACTGGCGCGCCTGGAAGCTGAAAAACGATCGAGATGTAATGCCCCTAGCCCGGCGCGTGATCGAGATGGGTGTTCACGCGATCATCGTGCTCGATCTCGCCCGCGTGGGCACGGGCACGGGCACGGGCACGGAACCCCTGCTCCGCGCGATTCGCAACGAGTTCCCCGATATCGATTTGATCGCGGGCGGGGGCGTTCGCACCTGGGCTGATGTGGATGCGCTAGGCGAAGCCGGCGCGACCGGGGTGCTGGTCGCGTCCGCGTTGTACGACGGGACGCTCACGTCCCCGCGGCCAACTTCGTGA
- the truB gene encoding tRNA pseudouridine(55) synthase TruB: MNGLLVIDKPGGMTSRDAVNRVQRWFPRKTKIGHTGTLDPLATGVLVVCIGAATRLADYVQAMGKSYSSRFRFGATSTTDDADGEVTETPNAPVPTREQIDAALAAFVGNVEQVPPAVSALKLDGVRAHELVRRGLGPKLNARVVSIYAIRVTGFAWPHLDVEVDCGKGTYIRSIARDLGDVLGCGGLVQTLRRTRVGPFRVEQGMSLDADPASVKLLPMAEAVAGMKHVSLNADEVIRLRHGQRIRLSENNAPPEGEELAVFDGQTGLIGIGVVERGQLKPQLVFGV; this comes from the coding sequence ATGAACGGTCTTTTGGTGATCGATAAGCCGGGCGGAATGACCTCGCGCGACGCCGTGAACCGCGTTCAGCGCTGGTTCCCGCGGAAGACGAAGATCGGGCACACCGGCACGCTCGACCCGCTCGCGACGGGCGTGCTCGTGGTGTGCATCGGCGCCGCGACGCGCCTGGCGGACTACGTTCAGGCGATGGGGAAGAGTTATTCGTCGCGCTTCCGATTCGGTGCGACAAGTACTACGGACGACGCGGACGGCGAAGTCACGGAAACCCCGAACGCGCCCGTCCCCACGCGCGAACAGATCGACGCGGCACTCGCGGCGTTCGTCGGGAACGTGGAGCAGGTTCCGCCGGCCGTGTCCGCGCTGAAGCTCGACGGCGTCCGCGCACACGAGTTGGTGCGCCGGGGACTGGGGCCGAAACTGAACGCCCGCGTGGTATCGATCTACGCGATCCGCGTGACGGGCTTTGCGTGGCCGCATCTCGATGTTGAAGTGGATTGCGGGAAGGGGACGTACATTCGCTCCATCGCGCGCGATCTCGGCGACGTGCTCGGGTGCGGTGGGCTCGTACAAACGCTCCGGCGCACGCGGGTCGGTCCGTTCCGAGTCGAACAGGGGATGAGCCTGGACGCGGACCCCGCGAGTGTGAAACTGCTCCCAATGGCGGAAGCAGTCGCGGGGATGAAGCACGTTTCCCTGAACGCGGACGAAGTGATCCGACTGCGCCACGGTCAGCGTATTCGATTGTCTGAGAACAATGCCCCGCCCGAGGGCGAGGAGTTGGCCGTGTTCGATGGCCAAACGGGGTTGATCGGCATTGGCGTCGTCGAGCGCGGGCAACTCAAGCCTCAACTCGTGTTCGGGGTTTGA
- a CDS encoding rhomboid family intramembrane serine protease: MGDRGLRARHGLCGGSFPFRVPSGKVLEIKIGAARGVRLMGIQDRDYYREGPSFLDRVGQQGATVWLIAITVGVFFGQIMTGWPRALSPLVAYGAFDTDAVLRGEVWRLLTAAFLHADLWHLFFNMLILYWAGTSLETVRGSRELVLFYLFSAVGANVFYLGGQLAGLTPMGRAIGASGAVTATLVLFAFHFPRAQVRLYFFIPMPVWLMVVVFVGFDALFALGAADPRGGRIAYLAHLGGAAFGLIYFQSGVRFSNLFAASPKTRARPKLRVIAPPVEDAPAPVAAVVEAPPRRPADEQLEAKLDAVLAKVSKYGPESLSPDEREIFYRAGELYKKRRK, from the coding sequence GTGGGTGACCGGGGGCTTCGGGCGCGGCACGGACTATGTGGCGGTTCGTTCCCGTTCCGTGTACCGTCTGGTAAGGTATTAGAAATCAAGATCGGTGCGGCGCGCGGGGTGCGGCTCATGGGCATTCAGGACCGTGATTATTATCGCGAAGGCCCCAGTTTTCTGGACCGGGTCGGCCAGCAAGGGGCGACCGTCTGGCTGATCGCGATCACGGTGGGCGTGTTCTTCGGCCAGATCATGACGGGGTGGCCGCGTGCGCTGAGCCCGCTTGTGGCATACGGGGCGTTCGACACCGACGCGGTCCTCCGCGGCGAGGTGTGGCGGCTCCTCACGGCCGCGTTCCTGCACGCGGACCTGTGGCACCTGTTTTTCAACATGCTCATCCTGTATTGGGCGGGTACGAGCCTCGAAACCGTTCGCGGGTCGCGCGAACTCGTGCTGTTCTACCTCTTCAGTGCGGTCGGCGCGAACGTGTTCTACCTCGGTGGGCAGTTGGCCGGGCTGACCCCAATGGGGCGAGCTATTGGTGCGAGTGGCGCGGTAACTGCTACTCTCGTCTTGTTTGCGTTTCACTTTCCGCGTGCGCAGGTGCGCCTGTACTTCTTCATCCCGATGCCGGTTTGGTTGATGGTGGTCGTGTTCGTTGGCTTTGACGCGCTATTTGCACTGGGCGCTGCGGACCCGCGTGGCGGGCGGATCGCGTACCTTGCGCACTTGGGCGGGGCGGCTTTCGGGCTGATCTACTTCCAGAGCGGAGTGCGGTTCAGCAACCTGTTCGCCGCGTCTCCGAAGACCCGCGCGCGCCCGAAACTCCGGGTGATCGCGCCCCCCGTTGAGGATGCGCCCGCGCCGGTCGCCGCTGTGGTCGAGGCGCCACCACGGAGGCCGGCCGACGAGCAGCTCGAAGCGAAACTCGACGCTGTGTTGGCGAAAGTTTCCAAGTACGGCCCGGAGAGCCTCTCGCCCGACGAGCGCGAGATCTTTTACCGGGCGGGCGAACTGTATAAGAAACGCCGAAAATAG